In a single window of the Pseudomonas oryzihabitans genome:
- a CDS encoding heavy-metal-associated domain-containing protein, with the protein MHVIKVVGMSCAHCVSAVEAAVLKVDSQARVEVDLQAGEVRIDSAEVDAPFRAAIEQAGYTVAD; encoded by the coding sequence ATGCATGTCATCAAGGTAGTCGGAATGAGTTGCGCCCACTGCGTGAGCGCGGTCGAGGCGGCGGTCCTCAAGGTCGATAGCCAGGCCCGGGTCGAGGTGGACCTGCAGGCGGGCGAAGTGCGCATCGACAGCGCCGAGGTGGATGCGCCTTTCCGCGCGGCCATCGAGCAGGCGGGTTATACCGTCGCTGACTGA
- a CDS encoding AsmA family protein, whose amino-acid sequence MTRPRKILAWLLGIILLLLVLLVVVLATFDWNRLKPTINEQVSSALHRPFAIEGNLGVVWHREPDQGGWRAWIPWPHIAAEDLTLGNPDWAKEKTFVHLDRVQLRISPLALLAKQIYIPRIDLTGPVVNAQRLADGRNSWTFETAEKDPKAEPSAWTVDIGTIGFDAGKVGFDDAQTATRLKARITSLDAPIAYADLVGKQGTSRQRSNVKQTQAFQFALAVEGSYKQVPVNGRGQIGGLLALQDADTPFPIQLDARAGETRVQVFGTLTDPRRLGALDLHLVLEGKSLAQLYPLTGVTLPETAPYATDGHLTVKLNDPAGARFSYEDFNGRVGKSDLHGEVLFTGGKPRPKLSGTLRSDQLLFEDLAPLIGADTKEQQAAKGETSQQPTTKALPVSEFRTDRWRAMDADVRFTGKRIVQNAQLPITDLNTHVRLTDGVLLLDPLRFGVAGGDLNTTVRLEGDKTPLRGRVDLHVRRVKLNQLFPTVETMKRSMGELNGDATLSGTGNSVAALLGTSDGELKLLMNDGRISRSLMELAGLNVGNYLVDRLFGDDEVEINCAVADLDFKKGLVQPQVFVLDTENALINITGTINLASERLDLTVDPHSKGLRIFSLRSPLYVRGTLKNPSPGVKALPLAARGAVAALLATFAAPAAGLLALVAPSNEQGAQCSALLQQMRAAH is encoded by the coding sequence ATGACACGCCCACGCAAGATCCTCGCCTGGCTGCTGGGAATCATCCTGCTGCTGCTCGTCCTGCTGGTGGTGGTCCTCGCCACCTTCGACTGGAATCGGCTCAAGCCAACCATCAACGAGCAGGTATCGAGCGCTTTGCACCGACCGTTCGCCATCGAGGGTAACCTGGGCGTGGTCTGGCACCGCGAGCCGGACCAGGGCGGCTGGCGTGCCTGGATCCCTTGGCCGCACATCGCCGCCGAAGATCTGACCCTGGGCAATCCGGACTGGGCCAAGGAAAAGACCTTCGTTCATCTCGACCGGGTGCAGTTGCGGATCTCGCCGCTGGCGCTGCTGGCCAAGCAGATCTATATCCCGCGCATCGACCTTACCGGGCCGGTGGTCAATGCTCAGCGGCTGGCCGATGGGCGCAACAGCTGGACCTTCGAGACCGCCGAAAAGGATCCCAAGGCCGAGCCTTCGGCCTGGACGGTGGACATCGGCACCATCGGCTTCGATGCCGGCAAGGTGGGCTTCGACGATGCCCAGACCGCCACCCGGCTAAAGGCGCGCATCACCTCCCTGGATGCTCCCATCGCCTATGCCGACCTGGTCGGCAAGCAGGGCACCTCGCGCCAGCGGTCCAACGTCAAGCAGACCCAGGCCTTCCAGTTCGCCCTGGCGGTGGAAGGCAGCTACAAGCAGGTGCCGGTCAATGGCCGTGGCCAGATCGGTGGTCTGCTGGCCTTGCAGGATGCCGATACGCCGTTTCCCATCCAGCTCGATGCCCGGGCAGGTGAGACCCGGGTGCAGGTGTTCGGGACCCTGACCGATCCGCGACGCCTGGGCGCCCTTGATCTGCATCTGGTACTGGAAGGCAAGAGTCTGGCGCAGCTCTATCCGCTGACAGGCGTCACCCTGCCGGAAACGGCACCCTATGCCACCGACGGTCATCTCACCGTCAAGCTCAACGATCCGGCTGGCGCCCGCTTCAGCTACGAAGACTTCAACGGCCGGGTAGGCAAGAGCGATCTGCATGGCGAGGTGCTGTTCACCGGTGGTAAGCCACGACCCAAGCTCAGCGGGACGCTGCGCTCCGATCAGTTGCTGTTCGAAGACCTGGCACCACTGATTGGCGCCGATACCAAGGAGCAGCAGGCCGCCAAGGGTGAAACCAGCCAGCAGCCGACGACCAAGGCGCTGCCCGTGTCCGAGTTTCGCACCGATCGGTGGCGCGCCATGGATGCCGACGTGCGCTTCACCGGTAAGCGCATCGTGCAGAACGCGCAGTTGCCGATCACCGACCTCAATACCCATGTACGCCTGACCGATGGGGTGCTGTTGCTCGATCCCCTTCGCTTTGGCGTGGCAGGGGGCGACCTGAACACCACGGTACGTTTGGAGGGCGACAAGACCCCACTGCGGGGGCGTGTCGACCTGCATGTACGACGGGTCAAATTGAATCAGCTGTTCCCTACCGTGGAGACGATGAAGCGCAGCATGGGTGAGCTCAATGGCGACGCCACCCTGAGCGGCACCGGCAACTCGGTGGCGGCCCTGCTGGGCACCAGCGATGGTGAGCTCAAGCTGCTGATGAACGACGGCCGCATCAGCCGCAGCCTGATGGAGCTGGCCGGCCTCAACGTCGGCAACTACCTGGTCGATCGGCTGTTCGGCGATGACGAAGTGGAGATCAATTGCGCGGTTGCCGATCTCGACTTCAAGAAGGGCTTGGTGCAGCCCCAGGTGTTCGTGCTCGACACCGAGAACGCCCTGATCAACATCACCGGCACCATCAACCTGGCGAGCGAACGACTGGATCTCACCGTCGATCCCCACAGCAAGGGCTTGCGCATCTTTTCCCTGCGCTCGCCGCTCTATGTGCGCGGTACCCTGAAGAATCCTTCGCCTGGCGTGAAGGCGCTGCCTCTGGCCGCCCGGGGTGCCGTGGCGGCGCTGCTGGCGACCTTCGCCGCGCCTGCCGCCGGTCTGCTGGCGCTGGTGGCGCCCAGCAATGAGCAGGGTGCCCAGTGCAGCGCGCTGCTCCAGCAAATGCGGGCCGCACACTGA
- a CDS encoding YgdI/YgdR family lipoprotein — protein MSRLASGGVLALTLMGLAACSTETVVTLQDGTQYITEDRPTTKTADGFYEFTDVAGRHVRVKAGEVATIKAED, from the coding sequence ATGAGTCGCCTGGCAAGCGGTGGCGTGCTGGCCCTGACCCTCATGGGGCTGGCGGCCTGTTCCACCGAGACAGTGGTGACCCTGCAGGATGGCACCCAGTACATCACCGAGGATCGTCCCACTACCAAGACGGCCGACGGCTTTTATGAATTCACCGATGTGGCGGGTCGTCACGTGCGGGTGAAAGCCGGTGAAGTGGCCACCATCAAGGCTGAAGACTAA
- a CDS encoding MAPEG family protein, with product MTFAYWCIFLVYFVPYGAAYYAKFKGSGFTPEDNRDPRGFLGKLEGARARANAAQQNAFEINPLFAAAVIVAHVTGGADQGTINFWAFLFLLSRIAYTWLYIRDHATRRSLAWAGGMFCCLCLFIAAA from the coding sequence ATGACCTTTGCCTACTGGTGCATCTTCCTCGTCTACTTCGTGCCCTATGGCGCGGCCTACTACGCCAAGTTCAAGGGCAGCGGCTTCACGCCCGAGGACAACCGTGATCCGCGCGGCTTCCTCGGCAAGCTGGAAGGCGCCCGGGCACGAGCCAACGCCGCCCAGCAGAACGCCTTTGAGATCAATCCGCTGTTCGCCGCGGCGGTGATCGTCGCCCACGTCACCGGTGGCGCCGACCAGGGCACCATCAACTTCTGGGCCTTCCTCTTCCTGCTCAGCCGCATTGCCTACACCTGGCTGTACATCCGCGACCATGCCACCCGCCGTTCGCTGGCCTGGGCCGGTGGTATGTTCTGCTGCCTGTGCCTGTTCATCGCCGCGGCCTGA
- a CDS encoding Rho termination factor N-terminal domain-containing protein: protein MPRGDKSKYSDKQERKAEHIEESYEKKGVSKDEAEARAWATVNKQSGGGEKAGSGKAKSGTAKSADRKDSARRAVATKQGQSPNSGHAAAHRSRSGSTSLSDLTRDELVKKAAEQNVRGRSRMKKDELIRALS, encoded by the coding sequence ATGCCTCGCGGCGACAAGTCCAAGTACAGCGACAAGCAGGAACGCAAGGCCGAGCACATCGAGGAGAGCTACGAGAAAAAGGGCGTCTCCAAGGATGAAGCCGAAGCGCGGGCCTGGGCGACGGTGAACAAGCAGTCCGGCGGTGGTGAAAAGGCAGGTTCCGGCAAGGCCAAGAGCGGTACCGCCAAAAGCGCGGATCGCAAGGATTCCGCCCGGCGGGCGGTGGCCACCAAACAGGGCCAGTCGCCCAACAGCGGACATGCAGCGGCGCATCGCTCGCGCAGCGGTAGTACTTCGCTCAGTGACCTGACCCGCGACGAACTGGTGAAGAAGGCAGCCGAGCAGAATGTGCGGGGTCGTTCGCGGATGAAGAAGGACGAGTTGATCCGCGCCCTCAGCTGA
- the cueR gene encoding Cu(I)-responsive transcriptional regulator: MNIGQAAKASGLTAKMLRYYERIGLLAPAGRTDSGYRQYGAEDLRVLAFVRRSRELGFSLEEIRQLLSLWQDRQRASADVKALAKRHITELDQKIAELTRLRSTLGELVSCCHGDASPDCPILDSLGG; the protein is encoded by the coding sequence ATGAACATCGGTCAGGCCGCCAAGGCCAGCGGGCTTACCGCCAAGATGCTGCGCTACTACGAGCGCATCGGCCTCCTGGCACCCGCCGGGCGCACCGATAGCGGCTATCGCCAGTACGGCGCCGAAGACCTGCGGGTGCTGGCCTTCGTCCGCCGCTCGCGGGAGCTGGGCTTCAGCCTCGAGGAGATCCGCCAGCTGCTCAGTCTCTGGCAGGACCGGCAGCGTGCCAGTGCCGACGTCAAGGCGCTGGCCAAGCGGCACATCACCGAGCTGGACCAGAAGATCGCCGAGCTGACGCGGCTGCGCAGCACCCTGGGCGAACTGGTTTCCTGCTGCCACGGCGATGCCAGCCCCGACTGCCCGATCCTCGATAGCCTGGGCGGCTGA
- a CDS encoding TetR family transcriptional regulator has product MRRTKEEAEQTRQAILDAAEALFLTNGVARTSLEMIARECGVTRGAVYWHFQNKAHLFHEMLSQIRIPADELTERLRVDGEEDSLQRLFKLCIEGMEKFTKPGREQRVMTIMLHRCEFTEELREAEERDLQFLRQFIRITDALFTAQAARLQPGVTPQLASRLLHSLFLGTLSDLLRDEQTFAPLLATEQVFTTFFRAIVRDWAQSATV; this is encoded by the coding sequence ATGCGTCGTACGAAAGAAGAAGCCGAACAGACTCGCCAAGCCATTCTCGATGCGGCGGAAGCCCTGTTCCTGACCAATGGCGTGGCGCGTACCAGCTTGGAAATGATCGCCCGCGAATGCGGCGTCACCCGGGGTGCAGTGTACTGGCATTTCCAGAACAAGGCCCACCTGTTCCACGAAATGCTTAGCCAGATAAGGATCCCAGCCGACGAACTGACCGAGCGCCTGCGCGTCGATGGCGAGGAAGACAGTCTGCAGCGATTGTTCAAGCTCTGCATCGAAGGCATGGAGAAATTCACCAAGCCCGGACGTGAACAGCGGGTCATGACGATCATGCTGCACCGCTGCGAATTTACCGAGGAACTGCGCGAGGCCGAGGAACGCGATCTGCAGTTCCTGCGTCAGTTCATCCGCATCACCGACGCCCTTTTCACCGCCCAGGCGGCCCGGCTGCAGCCGGGCGTGACACCACAACTGGCCAGCCGACTGCTGCACAGCCTATTTCTTGGCACCCTGTCCGATCTCTTGCGCGACGAACAGACCTTCGCGCCGCTGCTGGCCACCGAGCAGGTGTTCACCACCTTCTTCCGCGCCATCGTGCGCGACTGGGCTCAGTCAGCGACGGTATAA
- a CDS encoding class I SAM-dependent rRNA methyltransferase, producing MTLPRLRLKANADRRLRAGHLWVYSNEVDVVATPLTAFEPGDQAILETTSGKPLGLVALSPNNLICARLFSRDTGYLLDKSLLVHRFKVALSLRERLFGSHCYRLVYGDSDFLPGLVVDRFNDILVVQIASATMERQRDAILAALLQVFKPQGVLWKNDGSARVAEGLSSYVEVAYGEVPDWVGLEENGVRFEAPVREGQKTGWFYDHRLNRARLAPYVEGKRVLDLFSYIGGWGVQAAAFGASEVMCVDASGFALDGVERNATLNGLAEKLVCVEGDVFEALKELKAGEEKFDVIVADPPAFIKKRKDLKNGEAAYRRLNEQAMRLLNKDGILVSASCSMHLPEDDLQNILLGSARHLDRNLQILERGAQGPDHPVHPAIPETRYIKSLTCRLLPS from the coding sequence ATGACCCTGCCTCGCCTGCGCCTCAAAGCCAATGCCGACCGCCGTCTGCGCGCCGGGCACCTCTGGGTGTACAGCAACGAGGTGGACGTGGTCGCCACGCCGCTCACCGCCTTCGAACCAGGCGACCAGGCCATCCTGGAAACCACCAGCGGCAAGCCGCTGGGCCTGGTGGCGTTGTCGCCCAACAACCTGATCTGCGCCCGCCTGTTCTCCCGCGACACCGGCTACCTGCTGGACAAGTCGCTGCTGGTGCATCGCTTCAAGGTCGCCCTGAGCCTGCGCGAGCGGCTGTTCGGCAGCCACTGCTATCGCCTGGTCTATGGCGATTCGGATTTCCTGCCTGGCCTGGTGGTGGATCGCTTCAACGATATCCTGGTGGTGCAGATCGCCTCGGCGACCATGGAGCGCCAGCGCGACGCCATCCTCGCCGCCCTGCTGCAGGTATTCAAACCCCAGGGCGTGCTGTGGAAGAACGATGGCAGCGCCCGTGTGGCCGAGGGCCTTTCCAGCTATGTGGAAGTGGCCTACGGCGAGGTCCCCGACTGGGTGGGGCTGGAAGAGAACGGCGTGCGCTTCGAGGCCCCGGTGCGTGAAGGCCAGAAGACCGGCTGGTTCTATGACCACCGCCTGAATCGTGCGCGCCTGGCGCCCTATGTCGAAGGCAAGCGGGTGCTCGACCTGTTCAGCTACATCGGCGGCTGGGGCGTGCAGGCCGCGGCCTTCGGTGCCAGCGAAGTCATGTGCGTGGACGCCTCGGGCTTCGCCCTCGACGGCGTGGAGCGCAATGCCACTCTCAACGGCCTGGCGGAAAAGCTGGTGTGCGTCGAGGGCGATGTCTTCGAGGCGCTCAAGGAACTCAAGGCCGGTGAAGAAAAATTCGATGTCATCGTTGCCGACCCGCCGGCCTTCATCAAGAAGCGCAAGGACCTGAAGAACGGCGAGGCCGCCTACCGTCGCCTCAACGAGCAGGCCATGCGGCTGCTGAACAAGGACGGCATCCTGGTCAGTGCCTCCTGCTCCATGCACCTGCCCGAAGACGACCTGCAGAACATCCTGCTCGGCAGCGCCCGCCATCTGGATCGCAACCTGCAGATCCTCGAACGCGGCGCCCAGGGCCCGGATCATCCGGTACACCCGGCCATTCCGGAAACCCGCTACATCAAGAGCCTCACCTGCCGTCTGCTGCCCAGCTAA
- the zapE gene encoding cell division protein ZapE, which yields MTAASPAQQVLEHFADLARTRGYTLDSAQQAAIERFAILADELLRPRLFRPKAPRSLYLWGPVGRGKSFLLDGFFAALPFAEKRRVHFHAFFCDLHERMFRQPAGGDALAASLDDLLEGCRLLCFDEFHVHDIGDAMLITRLFKALFSRGVVLITTSNYPPEGLLPNPLYHERFLPAIQLIETRMDILSVAGPQDYRSASSVEPDPFGVGAYLWPGSPDQRRALGLPPMVETRVEVAVGHRHLPAISAADGLLQFSFAELCEGPTAVLDYLTLSETWHRWLLDEVPPLREASPAARQRFINLVDVLYDRRLALFLVSAAPLDETLADSEIADMSRTRSRLSQLRQIGTG from the coding sequence ATGACCGCTGCTTCGCCCGCCCAGCAGGTGCTGGAGCATTTCGCCGATCTGGCTCGAACCCGTGGGTACACCCTTGATAGCGCCCAACAGGCGGCCATCGAGCGCTTCGCCATCTTGGCCGACGAGCTGCTGCGCCCGCGGCTGTTCCGCCCCAAAGCGCCGCGCAGCCTCTACCTCTGGGGGCCGGTGGGGCGTGGCAAGAGCTTCCTGCTGGACGGCTTCTTTGCCGCTCTACCATTCGCCGAGAAGCGCCGCGTGCACTTTCATGCCTTCTTTTGCGACCTGCACGAGCGCATGTTTCGCCAGCCAGCGGGTGGCGATGCCCTGGCCGCCAGCCTGGACGACCTGCTGGAAGGTTGCCGACTGCTCTGCTTCGATGAATTCCATGTGCATGACATCGGCGATGCCATGCTCATTACCCGGCTGTTCAAGGCCTTGTTCAGCCGCGGCGTGGTGTTGATCACCACCTCCAACTATCCCCCCGAAGGGCTGCTGCCCAATCCGCTTTATCACGAGCGCTTCCTGCCGGCGATCCAACTGATCGAAACGCGCATGGACATTCTCTCGGTGGCCGGCCCCCAGGACTACCGCAGTGCCAGCTCCGTCGAGCCCGATCCCTTCGGCGTTGGCGCCTATCTCTGGCCGGGTAGCCCTGATCAGCGCCGCGCTCTGGGGCTGCCGCCGATGGTGGAGACGCGGGTGGAGGTAGCGGTGGGGCATCGCCATCTCCCCGCCATCAGCGCGGCGGATGGGCTGCTGCAGTTCAGTTTCGCCGAGCTCTGCGAAGGCCCCACGGCGGTCCTCGACTACCTGACCCTGAGCGAAACCTGGCACCGCTGGCTGCTCGACGAGGTACCTCCGCTGCGGGAGGCCAGCCCCGCCGCGCGACAGCGCTTCATCAATCTGGTGGACGTGCTCTACGACCGTCGGCTGGCACTGTTCCTGGTCAGCGCCGCGCCGCTCGACGAGACCCTGGCCGACAGCGAGATCGCCGACATGTCGCGTACGCGCAGTCGGCTGTCCCAGCTGCGGCAGATCGGCACCGGTTAG
- a CDS encoding heavy metal translocating P-type ATPase has product MHEFELSISGMTCAACAGRVERALQKVPAVSAAGVNLASEKARVSAPPEAAPALAEAITAAGYRVAEAEHDLALSGMSCANCAGRIEKALRAVPGVLSAEVNLASERARVKTLAAVETGALIAAVEAAGYDAQDRLAEDDRPAPGRAGLPWEQLELALALLLAAPLILPMLLVPFGWHLMPPAWLQFLLATPVQFLVGARFYRGAWHALCARSGNMDVLVALGTSAAYGLSLYLWLVKDSPHLYFETAAMVIALVRLGKYLEARAKRRTGAALRALEALRPEQARRLNADGEEEEVALNRLRLGDRLQIRPGERIPADGRILLGESQVDEALLTGESRPVAKGPGDEVVGGAINGEGNLHIEVSALGGETVLAGIIRLVEDAQASKAPIQQLVDRISRIFVPVVIGLAFLTLAGWLLTGHALEPALLAAVAVLVIACPCALGLATPAALMAGTGVAARHGILIKDAETLERAQGITTVVFDKTGTLTAGQLRLRQLATAPGIEEHELLSLTGSLQRGSEHPLATAVLKACRARGLDTPPASDVRALPGRGLNGSWQGRALLLGNARLLAEQGLAAGPLAEAARDWEDQGLTLSWLLETGAPARVLGLLAFGDEIRPGATQAIAQLRADGIDSWLLTGDNRGSARQVAEALGIAQWEAEVLPADKAAVVARLQATQGGVAMVGDGLNDAPALAAAELGIAMGSGTAAARHAAGITLLQEDPRQVVAALDIARRTQRKIRQNLFWAFVYNVIGLPLAAFGLLDPVYAGAAMAFSSVSVLANALLLGRWRPSGDSPS; this is encoded by the coding sequence ATGCACGAATTCGAACTCTCCATCAGCGGCATGACCTGCGCAGCCTGCGCCGGGCGGGTCGAGCGCGCCCTGCAGAAGGTGCCGGCGGTCAGCGCGGCCGGGGTCAACCTCGCCAGCGAAAAGGCCCGCGTCAGCGCACCACCCGAGGCGGCCCCGGCGCTGGCCGAAGCCATCACGGCGGCCGGCTACCGGGTAGCCGAGGCCGAGCACGACCTGGCGCTGTCCGGCATGAGTTGCGCCAACTGCGCGGGGCGCATCGAAAAGGCCCTGCGCGCCGTGCCCGGGGTCCTGTCGGCCGAGGTCAATCTCGCCAGCGAGCGTGCCCGTGTGAAGACCCTGGCCGCGGTCGAGACCGGCGCCCTGATCGCCGCGGTGGAAGCCGCGGGCTACGACGCCCAGGACCGCCTCGCCGAGGATGACCGCCCTGCCCCGGGGCGTGCGGGGCTGCCCTGGGAGCAACTGGAGCTGGCCCTGGCACTGCTGCTGGCCGCCCCGCTGATCCTGCCCATGCTGCTGGTACCCTTCGGCTGGCACCTGATGCCGCCGGCCTGGCTGCAATTCCTGCTGGCGACACCGGTACAGTTCCTGGTCGGCGCCCGCTTCTATCGCGGCGCCTGGCATGCCCTGTGCGCCCGCAGCGGCAACATGGATGTGCTGGTCGCCCTGGGCACCAGCGCTGCCTACGGCCTGAGCCTCTACCTCTGGCTGGTCAAGGACAGTCCCCATCTCTATTTCGAGACGGCGGCGATGGTCATCGCCCTGGTCCGCCTGGGCAAATACCTGGAGGCCCGCGCCAAGCGCCGTACCGGTGCCGCCCTGCGCGCCCTGGAAGCCCTGCGCCCCGAGCAGGCCCGGCGCCTGAACGCGGACGGCGAGGAAGAAGAAGTCGCGCTGAATCGGCTGCGGCTGGGCGACCGCCTGCAGATTCGCCCGGGCGAACGCATTCCGGCCGACGGTCGCATCCTGCTGGGCGAAAGCCAGGTGGACGAAGCCCTGCTCACCGGCGAGAGCCGCCCGGTCGCCAAAGGCCCCGGTGACGAAGTGGTCGGAGGTGCCATCAATGGCGAGGGCAATCTGCACATCGAGGTCAGCGCGCTGGGCGGCGAGACGGTGCTGGCCGGCATCATCCGCCTGGTGGAAGATGCCCAGGCCAGCAAGGCGCCCATCCAGCAACTGGTGGATCGCATCAGCCGGATCTTCGTCCCGGTAGTGATCGGCCTGGCCTTCCTCACCCTGGCTGGCTGGCTGCTGACCGGACACGCCCTGGAACCCGCCCTGCTCGCCGCCGTCGCCGTGCTGGTCATCGCCTGCCCCTGCGCCCTGGGTCTGGCGACGCCAGCCGCGCTCATGGCCGGCACCGGGGTGGCGGCGCGCCACGGCATCCTGATCAAGGACGCCGAAACCCTGGAACGCGCCCAGGGCATCACCACCGTGGTGTTCGACAAGACCGGCACCCTGACCGCCGGCCAGTTGCGCCTGCGCCAGCTGGCCACGGCGCCCGGAATCGAGGAGCACGAGCTGCTGAGCCTGACCGGCAGCCTGCAACGGGGCAGCGAACACCCCCTCGCCACGGCGGTGCTGAAGGCCTGCCGCGCGCGTGGCCTGGATACGCCACCAGCCAGCGACGTCCGCGCCCTCCCCGGCCGCGGCCTGAACGGTAGCTGGCAAGGGCGCGCGCTGCTCCTCGGCAATGCCCGGCTGCTGGCCGAACAGGGCCTGGCTGCCGGCCCGCTGGCCGAGGCGGCCCGCGACTGGGAAGACCAGGGCCTCACGCTGTCCTGGCTGCTGGAGACTGGTGCCCCGGCGCGGGTGCTGGGACTGCTGGCCTTTGGCGACGAGATCCGTCCGGGCGCCACCCAGGCTATCGCCCAGTTGCGCGCGGACGGCATCGACAGCTGGCTGCTGACCGGTGACAACCGCGGCAGTGCCCGCCAGGTGGCCGAGGCGCTGGGCATCGCGCAGTGGGAGGCCGAGGTACTGCCCGCCGACAAGGCCGCGGTGGTCGCCCGCCTGCAAGCGACCCAGGGGGGCGTCGCCATGGTCGGCGACGGCCTCAACGACGCCCCGGCACTGGCCGCTGCCGAGCTGGGCATCGCCATGGGCTCGGGCACCGCGGCCGCCCGCCATGCCGCCGGCATCACCCTGCTGCAGGAGGACCCGCGCCAGGTGGTCGCGGCGCTGGACATCGCCCGGCGTACCCAGCGCAAGATCCGCCAGAATCTGTTCTGGGCCTTCGTCTACAATGTCATCGGCCTGCCCCTGGCGGCCTTCGGCCTGCTCGACCCGGTCTATGCCGGGGCCGCCATGGCCTTTTCCAGCGTCAGTGTCCTGGCCAATGCCCTGCTGCTCGGCCGCTGGCGCCCGTCCGGAGACTCCCCGTCATGA
- a CDS encoding inorganic phosphate transporter — protein MPSSSPAASLSPLSHPLHSSRKPGPLRIVLFIVLLLTGLAVTLGGIHSDVSDAQSPPTTWLPFAGLALALVIALGFEFVNGFHDTANAVATVIYTHSLPPNAAVLWSGFCNFLGVLFSSGAVAFSVIALLPVDLVVEMGAGRGFAMIFALLIAAIIWNLGTWWLGLPASSSHTLIGSIIGVGLMHAWLGGLDGSSGVDWDQVAKVGYALLFSPLIGFVCAAVLLVLLKRIVRDQTLYQEPKSAEPPPPWIRGLLILTCTGVSFAHGSNDGQKGMGLIMLILVGALPTAYALNRAVPATATPAFAAVAEVTASGLRQAAPQAAPADPHGVLLEFVRKRQSNPEVLPALAAITDDIAREVRQYGALNNVPAQSMPNVRNAMYLASESIRLLEKEHLPGLAPKAQEDLKEFKRQIDQATRFIPLWVKVAVAIALGLGTLVGWRRIVITVGERIGKTHLTYAQGASAELVAMGTIGAADAFGLPVSTTHVLSSGVAGTMAANGSGLQWATVRNLALAWVLTLPVAMALSASLYWLLVQLF, from the coding sequence ATGCCTTCGTCCAGTCCAGCCGCCTCCCTGTCACCGCTGTCCCATCCCCTGCACAGTTCGCGCAAGCCCGGTCCGCTGCGGATCGTGCTGTTCATCGTGCTGCTGCTGACCGGTCTGGCGGTCACTCTCGGGGGTATCCACAGCGACGTCAGCGATGCCCAGTCGCCGCCCACCACCTGGCTGCCCTTCGCCGGGCTGGCGCTGGCGCTGGTGATCGCCCTCGGCTTCGAATTCGTCAACGGCTTCCACGACACCGCCAATGCCGTGGCCACGGTGATCTACACCCACTCGCTGCCGCCCAATGCGGCGGTGCTCTGGTCCGGCTTCTGCAATTTCCTCGGGGTGCTGTTCTCCAGCGGCGCGGTGGCCTTCAGCGTCATCGCCCTGCTGCCGGTGGACCTGGTGGTGGAGATGGGCGCGGGCCGGGGCTTCGCCATGATCTTCGCCTTGCTGATCGCCGCCATCATCTGGAATCTCGGCACCTGGTGGCTGGGCTTGCCGGCGTCCTCGTCCCATACCCTGATCGGCTCCATCATCGGCGTCGGCCTGATGCACGCCTGGCTGGGCGGCCTGGATGGCAGCAGCGGCGTGGACTGGGACCAGGTGGCCAAGGTCGGCTATGCGCTGCTGTTCTCGCCGCTGATCGGCTTCGTCTGCGCGGCGGTGCTGCTGGTGCTGCTCAAGCGGATCGTGCGCGACCAGACGCTCTACCAGGAGCCGAAAAGCGCCGAGCCGCCGCCGCCCTGGATCCGCGGCCTGCTGATCCTGACCTGCACCGGGGTGTCCTTCGCCCATGGCTCCAACGACGGCCAGAAGGGCATGGGGCTGATCATGCTGATCCTGGTCGGCGCCCTGCCGACCGCCTATGCGCTCAATCGAGCGGTGCCGGCCACCGCCACGCCGGCCTTTGCCGCCGTGGCCGAGGTCACCGCCAGCGGCCTGCGCCAGGCGGCGCCCCAGGCTGCGCCAGCCGATCCCCACGGCGTACTGCTGGAATTCGTGCGCAAGCGGCAGAGCAATCCCGAGGTGCTGCCGGCGCTGGCGGCCATCACCGACGACATCGCGCGCGAGGTGCGTCAGTACGGCGCTCTCAACAACGTGCCGGCGCAGAGCATGCCCAACGTGCGCAATGCCATGTACCTGGCGTCGGAATCCATCCGCCTGCTGGAAAAGGAGCACCTGCCGGGCCTGGCGCCCAAGGCGCAGGAGGACCTCAAAGAATTCAAGCGGCAGATCGATCAGGCCACCCGCTTCATCCCGCTCTGGGTGAAGGTGGCGGTGGCCATCGCCCTGGGCCTGGGCACCCTGGTCGGCTGGCGGCGCATCGTCATCACCGTTGGCGAGCGCATCGGCAAGACCCACCTGACCTATGCCCAGGGTGCCTCGGCCGAGCTGGTGGCCATGGGCACCATAGGCGCGGCGGATGCCTTCGGCCTGCCGGTCTCCACCACCCATGTGCTCTCTTCGGGCGTGGCCGGGACCATGGCCGCCAATGGTTCCGGATTGCAGTGGGCCACGGTGCGCAATCTGGCGCTGGCCTGGGTGCTCACCCTGCCGGTAGCCATGGCGCTGTCCGCTTCACTCTACTGGTTGCTGGTGCAGCTGTTCTGA